In Acaryochloris thomasi RCC1774, a genomic segment contains:
- a CDS encoding FHA domain-containing protein: MTLHVQLAWQDPQTGEHQSVSAAQSIAFGRDWNQLPEQHQGQNVTRILLTGSKVSRFHALIEVVQDQAQILDQNSSNGVQVNTVPQSVCLLKTGDRIQIGSYQITVTLTSARPSRQDSVIQIPDPVVSDLVGSGESVNSFPPPCFQARQVDIQALYATRLPIEEIEYVAVGAGLGSFVWVDCLRLSGAQTHQIRALGLEPQPYARYQRLCLNSQIPPHERLRSNSDSCPDNIWGWPSYALREAWRSLKKGHFGEGSKRLWQVFAEPAFAETYTPKAGNVFASIDREAARIGWPEIYRFGRVRSIRQTQDGRYAIAYSQGRGQHAFLVARYVHLATGYPVIQFLPDLKQYRSQHGDFKSVVNAYEEHRHVYQFLEEQGGTVVLRGRGIVASRIIQRLFEARQRNPNISILHLMRTPKPKGNSYGKSQRGVKNHFEFQPFNWPKACWGGTLRTLLEKMEPEMRSQLLDQWGGTTTADRADWQQIVQQGIDEGWYQITFGKVTRVEPNDQGKPVTYIQGSQLQGEMKLEANFIIDATGLDGTVKSDPLLADLVDHYSLPLNPKRRLTVANDFELLELRNHQGRIHAAGAITFGGPYAAVDSFLGLQYSALRAVDGLVTARAPGVKRLDGLHSLSQWLRWINNQTPS; the protein is encoded by the coding sequence ATGACGCTGCACGTTCAGCTAGCTTGGCAAGACCCGCAGACCGGTGAGCACCAATCGGTCTCTGCAGCGCAATCGATTGCGTTCGGACGCGACTGGAATCAGCTGCCTGAACAGCATCAAGGTCAGAACGTTACCCGCATTTTATTGACGGGCAGCAAGGTCTCTCGATTTCATGCTCTCATTGAGGTGGTTCAGGATCAGGCTCAGATCTTGGATCAAAACAGCAGCAATGGTGTTCAGGTCAACACGGTCCCCCAGTCTGTCTGTCTGCTCAAGACGGGCGATCGCATCCAGATCGGCTCTTATCAGATTACGGTTACGCTGACATCTGCTCGCCCCTCGCGGCAAGATTCCGTCATTCAGATCCCGGATCCTGTTGTGTCGGATCTCGTCGGCTCAGGAGAGAGCGTCAATTCTTTCCCACCCCCTTGCTTTCAAGCCCGTCAGGTCGATATCCAGGCTCTCTATGCAACGCGCCTGCCGATTGAAGAGATAGAGTATGTGGCGGTGGGGGCCGGACTGGGTAGCTTTGTCTGGGTTGACTGTTTGCGGCTCAGTGGCGCTCAGACCCATCAGATTCGGGCTTTGGGCCTAGAACCTCAGCCCTATGCGCGCTATCAGCGGCTGTGTCTTAACTCGCAGATCCCTCCCCATGAGCGCCTCCGATCTAATTCAGATTCTTGCCCGGATAATATTTGGGGCTGGCCTAGCTATGCGCTTAGAGAAGCTTGGAGGAGTCTAAAAAAGGGACATTTTGGAGAAGGGAGTAAACGGCTGTGGCAGGTGTTTGCGGAGCCTGCATTTGCCGAAACCTATACGCCTAAGGCAGGCAACGTATTTGCCTCCATCGATCGAGAAGCAGCTCGGATCGGCTGGCCGGAGATCTATCGCTTTGGACGGGTGCGGTCGATTCGGCAGACGCAAGATGGACGATATGCGATCGCATATTCCCAAGGCCGGGGCCAGCATGCGTTTCTGGTGGCGCGGTACGTTCATCTCGCTACGGGATACCCGGTGATTCAGTTCTTGCCGGATCTCAAGCAGTACCGTAGCCAGCACGGCGACTTTAAATCGGTGGTCAATGCCTACGAAGAACATCGCCACGTCTATCAATTTTTAGAGGAACAGGGCGGTACCGTTGTCCTGCGGGGGCGGGGAATCGTGGCCTCACGAATTATTCAGCGCCTGTTTGAGGCCCGCCAGCGGAATCCGAATATTTCTATATTGCACCTGATGCGGACGCCCAAGCCGAAGGGCAATTCCTATGGGAAGTCGCAGCGAGGTGTGAAAAACCACTTTGAGTTTCAGCCCTTTAATTGGCCCAAGGCCTGTTGGGGTGGCACGCTAAGGACGCTGCTGGAAAAAATGGAGCCAGAGATGCGATCGCAACTCTTAGACCAGTGGGGCGGAACCACCACCGCCGATCGTGCCGATTGGCAGCAAATTGTTCAGCAGGGCATCGACGAAGGCTGGTATCAAATTACCTTTGGAAAAGTGACCCGTGTTGAACCGAACGATCAGGGAAAACCGGTCACCTACATCCAGGGCAGTCAGCTTCAGGGTGAAATGAAGCTAGAGGCCAACTTCATCATTGACGCCACCGGCCTAGACGGCACCGTTAAATCTGATCCACTCCTGGCAGACTTGGTTGATCACTACAGTTTGCCCCTCAATCCGAAGCGGCGGCTCACGGTTGCCAATGACTTTGAGCTGCTAGAGCTGCGAAATCATCAGGGACGGATCCATGCCGCCGGTGCAATTACCTTTGGTGGTCCCTACGCCGCAGTAGACAGCTTTTTGGGGCTACAGTACTCCGCCTTAAGAGCCGTGGATGGCCTCGTCACCGCGCGGGCACCCGGTGTAAAACGGCTGGATGGCCTCCATTCCCTCAGCCAATGGCTCCGCTGGATCAACAACCAAACACCCTCGTGA
- a CDS encoding aminotransferase class V-fold PLP-dependent enzyme: MSGLLPTIDPDGLLEYSVVYTDRALNHMSQSFQGVMKDISASLKQVYNAQSVVIVPGSGTFAMEAVARQFAADQNCLVIRNGWFSFRWTQIFEMGKIPAKSTVMKARPVTNGPQAAFAPAPIAEVVATIQAEKPAVVFAPHVETSAGMVLPNDYLKAVADAVHSVGGLFVLDCIASGTIWVDMKACGVDVLISAPQKGWSSSPCSGLVMLSALGRERIEGTRSSSFACDLLKWLQIMETYEKGGHAYHATMPTDALTVFRDVINETEVYGLERVCQQQQELGDRIRALLVNKGIKSVAAEGFQAPSVIVSYTSDPEMQSGKKFKELGMQIAAGVPLRCDEPEDFQTFRIGLFGLDKLQSCDRTVAKFEAVLNQIV; this comes from the coding sequence ATGTCCGGCTTACTTCCCACGATTGATCCAGATGGACTGCTTGAATACTCGGTTGTCTATACCGACCGTGCACTCAATCATATGTCGCAATCTTTCCAGGGGGTGATGAAGGATATTTCAGCCTCGCTCAAGCAGGTCTACAACGCTCAATCAGTCGTGATTGTGCCGGGAAGCGGCACCTTCGCAATGGAAGCGGTGGCTCGCCAATTTGCTGCTGATCAAAACTGTTTAGTGATTCGCAATGGCTGGTTTAGTTTCCGCTGGACCCAAATTTTCGAGATGGGTAAAATTCCGGCGAAATCTACGGTAATGAAGGCCCGACCTGTTACGAACGGTCCTCAAGCGGCCTTTGCGCCAGCCCCCATTGCAGAAGTTGTTGCAACGATCCAGGCCGAAAAACCAGCGGTGGTGTTTGCGCCCCATGTTGAGACCTCTGCAGGTATGGTCTTGCCCAATGACTATCTCAAAGCCGTGGCAGATGCCGTGCATAGCGTCGGTGGCCTGTTTGTTCTAGACTGCATTGCCTCGGGCACCATCTGGGTTGATATGAAAGCCTGCGGCGTGGATGTACTGATCAGTGCGCCGCAAAAAGGATGGAGCAGTTCCCCCTGTAGTGGTTTGGTGATGCTCAGCGCCCTGGGCCGCGAACGGATTGAAGGCACCCGCAGCAGCAGCTTTGCCTGTGATTTGCTCAAGTGGCTGCAAATCATGGAGACTTACGAAAAAGGTGGACATGCCTATCATGCGACGATGCCAACGGATGCTTTGACGGTGTTCCGTGATGTGATCAATGAAACCGAAGTTTATGGCTTGGAGCGCGTTTGTCAGCAGCAGCAGGAATTGGGCGATCGCATCCGAGCATTGCTGGTAAATAAAGGTATTAAGAGCGTGGCGGCAGAGGGGTTTCAGGCCCCTAGCGTGATTGTTAGCTATACCAGCGATCCAGAGATGCAGTCTGGGAAAAAGTTCAAGGAGTTGGGAATGCAGATTGCGGCTGGGGTGCCCCTGCGATGCGATGAGCCAGAGGATTTCCAGACCTTTCGGATTGGTTTGTTTGGATTAGATAAATTGCAGAGTTGCGATCGCACTGTGGCTAAATTTGAAGCCGTTTTAAATCAGATTGTGTAA
- a CDS encoding DUF4112 domain-containing protein, which translates to MSQLKPVETISSSASDRVQNLRRLAFLLDNSIPVPGTKFRFGLDPILGLLGIAAGSGDVVGGAVGAYIVSQAARMGVPSDVIWQMVGNILLDSLAGLVPGLGDLLDFAWKANTRNMALLDQHLPTASTLEKGNPFFVFGITLLTVLIVVGCAFLTLFFIKAVLQLLA; encoded by the coding sequence ATGTCTCAGCTTAAGCCAGTAGAAACAATCTCTTCGTCAGCATCTGATAGAGTTCAAAACTTGCGGCGTCTCGCATTCTTACTAGATAACTCCATTCCTGTCCCCGGCACTAAATTCAGGTTTGGCCTTGATCCGATTCTGGGGCTGCTCGGAATTGCCGCTGGCAGTGGTGATGTCGTGGGCGGTGCAGTGGGCGCTTATATCGTCTCCCAGGCTGCACGAATGGGGGTACCCAGTGACGTGATCTGGCAAATGGTAGGGAATATCCTTTTGGACTCTCTCGCAGGTCTTGTCCCTGGCCTAGGGGATCTGCTGGACTTCGCGTGGAAGGCAAATACGAGAAATATGGCTCTGCTTGATCAGCATTTGCCAACCGCTTCAACCCTTGAGAAGGGCAATCCTTTCTTTGTCTTTGGCATCACCTTGCTCACCGTTCTAATTGTGGTTGGGTGTGCATTCTTGACCTTATTTTTTATTAAAGCTGTGCTGCAGCTTTTGGCTTGA
- a CDS encoding ATP-grasp domain-containing protein: MKIYNHDIMTCTHEAVDGNHLYSGRVLGMTAPEDLIQLHPDLQPEWSAIIEHYRRVGLSPSANVIWDVSLKRMEEYPDHVPSVFYFGDALHQESCDRNYFHQLDQDWHSVVEFINSKNNFMQLAEELGVTVPQTQCYQETAEVTGEIPYPCYLKPAVSVDGVGIVRCQTEAELDQALKEMPAHNSFQIQEEIVASAFLNLQYQATEESVKPLAASEQILDGCAHGGNRYPTAHQPWDLVTPMAQWMAQKGMKDVFAFDVAVDERGTKPRYLAIECNPRFNGASYPTGVAHKLGIESWSCETFRTDYRSLEQIDIKDIEFNPETGTGIIIVNWGPIQVGKLVILLAGSQEEQQTLKMALRAKLGSPQK, translated from the coding sequence ATGAAAATCTATAACCACGACATCATGACCTGTACCCACGAGGCGGTGGATGGTAATCATCTTTACTCGGGTCGAGTGTTGGGCATGACCGCTCCTGAGGATCTGATTCAGCTTCACCCTGATCTACAGCCTGAGTGGTCTGCGATTATCGAGCACTACCGTCGGGTGGGGCTTAGCCCTAGCGCCAACGTCATCTGGGATGTGTCTCTCAAGCGGATGGAAGAGTACCCTGATCATGTTCCGTCTGTCTTTTATTTTGGGGACGCGCTGCATCAAGAGAGTTGCGATCGCAACTACTTCCACCAGCTCGACCAGGACTGGCACAGCGTCGTGGAGTTCATCAACTCCAAAAATAACTTCATGCAGCTAGCCGAAGAGCTAGGGGTGACCGTTCCCCAGACCCAGTGCTACCAAGAGACGGCGGAGGTAACGGGCGAGATTCCCTACCCCTGTTACCTAAAGCCTGCGGTCTCCGTCGACGGCGTCGGCATTGTTCGATGTCAAACTGAAGCGGAGCTGGATCAAGCGCTTAAGGAGATGCCCGCACACAATTCCTTTCAAATTCAGGAAGAGATCGTGGCCTCGGCGTTCTTGAACCTGCAGTACCAAGCCACCGAGGAATCTGTTAAACCTCTGGCAGCCTCCGAGCAGATTCTGGACGGGTGTGCCCACGGCGGCAATCGCTATCCGACCGCCCATCAACCCTGGGATCTGGTCACCCCCATGGCTCAGTGGATGGCCCAGAAAGGCATGAAGGATGTCTTTGCCTTCGACGTGGCGGTCGATGAGCGGGGGACCAAACCTCGGTATTTAGCCATTGAATGCAATCCAAGGTTCAATGGTGCCTCCTACCCGACGGGCGTTGCCCATAAGTTAGGGATCGAAAGCTGGTCCTGTGAAACTTTTAGAACAGATTACCGCTCTCTAGAACAGATTGATATAAAGGATATTGAATTCAATCCTGAGACCGGCACAGGGATTATCATCGTCAACTGGGGGCCAATTCAGGTGGGCAAGCTGGTGATTTTGTTGGCAGGCTCTCAGGAGGAGCAGCAGACCTTAAAAATGGCTTTGCGTGCAAAGCTGGGTTCACCGCAGAAATAG
- a CDS encoding glycogen/starch/alpha-glucan phosphorylase: protein MDRSVQLPQALQPTDAGVSKSSHRTGMTVEDLKQAFLDNLFYDQGKFPALATQHDYYMALAYAVRDRLLQRWNQTAATYTAEGSRTVAYFSAEFLMGPQLGKNLTSLGIYDRVRDAIASLDLDLDALLDEEPEPGLGNGGLGRLAACYLDSLATLEIPALGYGIRYEFGIFQQDLQDGWQVEKTDKWLRLGNPWEIKRPEWGVEVKFGGHTDSYLDQDGCYRVRWVPEQTVMGIPYDTPLLGYQTATANTLRLWTAEAPESFNFESFNSGDYLGAVYEKMISENISKVLYPNDDSAQGKRLRLTQQYFFVSCSLRDMLRILIGQELPLEKFHEKFAVQLNDTHPAIAVAELMRLLLDEHHLNWESAWSITQRTFAYTNHTLLPEALERWPIDLFGQLLPRHLDVIYEINHRFIDEVRIKFPGDEARLARLSLIDESGERYIRMAHLACVGSHTINGVAALHTELLKQDVLQDFYAMYPHKFQNKTNGVTPRRFMVLSNAKLTNLITEKIGDQWVKHLDQLQQLEAFADDPDFQNTWREIKLSCKRDLAVFIQQQTGIVVDPHSMFDILIKRFHEYKRQHLDVLHIITLYNRIKANPDIDITPRTFIFGGKAAPGYWMAKLIIKLINSVADVVNRDPDVRGRLKVVFMKNFNVKLAQRLYPAADLSEQISTAGKEASGTGNMKFALNGALTIGTLDGANVEIREQVGAENFFLFGLTTEQVYKMRAEGYCPQDYYQANPELRLALDRIASGFFSHGDTEVFKPLLDGLMNHDPYFLLADYQSYIDCQKEVGLAFKDTARWTRMSILNTARTGTFSSDRAIQEYCDDIWNIQPVKVAQPDDVPTAVELLHENL from the coding sequence ATGGACCGTTCAGTACAACTGCCTCAAGCACTACAGCCGACTGATGCCGGTGTTTCTAAGAGCAGTCATCGTACCGGAATGACGGTGGAGGACCTCAAGCAGGCATTCCTCGATAACTTGTTTTATGACCAAGGAAAGTTCCCGGCCCTGGCAACGCAGCACGACTACTATATGGCGCTGGCCTATGCGGTGCGTGATCGCCTCCTGCAGCGCTGGAACCAAACCGCAGCGACCTACACGGCTGAGGGGTCTAGAACCGTTGCCTATTTCTCAGCTGAGTTTTTGATGGGGCCGCAGTTGGGCAAAAACCTGACGAGTCTGGGGATTTATGACCGCGTGAGAGATGCGATCGCATCTCTCGATCTCGACCTTGATGCCCTTCTCGACGAAGAACCAGAGCCGGGTTTGGGCAACGGTGGCTTAGGTCGCTTAGCTGCCTGCTATCTTGACTCCCTGGCTACCTTAGAGATTCCCGCCTTGGGCTACGGCATCCGCTACGAATTCGGTATCTTTCAGCAAGACCTGCAGGATGGTTGGCAGGTCGAGAAAACTGACAAGTGGCTGCGCCTTGGTAATCCCTGGGAAATCAAGCGGCCTGAGTGGGGCGTAGAAGTTAAGTTTGGCGGCCACACCGACAGCTATCTCGATCAAGACGGTTGCTACCGCGTCCGCTGGGTGCCGGAACAAACCGTGATGGGCATCCCCTACGACACGCCCTTGCTGGGCTATCAAACTGCCACCGCCAATACCCTGCGACTGTGGACTGCAGAAGCACCAGAGTCCTTTAACTTTGAGTCCTTTAACTCAGGAGACTACCTGGGAGCCGTCTACGAAAAGATGATTTCCGAGAACATCTCCAAGGTTCTTTATCCCAATGATGACTCTGCTCAAGGGAAGCGGCTGCGCCTTACCCAGCAGTACTTCTTCGTTTCTTGCTCCCTCCGTGACATGCTGCGGATTTTGATTGGACAAGAGCTACCGCTAGAGAAATTCCATGAGAAATTTGCGGTGCAGCTCAACGACACCCATCCGGCCATTGCCGTTGCGGAACTGATGCGGCTGCTTCTTGATGAACATCATCTCAACTGGGAATCTGCCTGGTCGATTACCCAGCGCACCTTTGCTTACACCAACCATACGCTCTTACCCGAAGCCCTAGAGCGTTGGCCCATTGACCTGTTCGGACAGCTTTTACCTCGACACCTAGACGTTATTTACGAAATTAATCACCGTTTTATTGATGAGGTTCGCATCAAGTTCCCCGGTGATGAGGCACGGTTGGCGCGTTTATCTCTGATTGATGAAAGTGGCGAACGATATATTCGCATGGCCCATCTCGCCTGCGTCGGTAGCCACACGATCAACGGCGTCGCGGCCCTCCATACTGAACTGCTGAAGCAAGATGTCCTCCAGGATTTCTATGCCATGTACCCCCATAAGTTTCAGAATAAGACCAATGGGGTGACGCCGCGTCGGTTTATGGTGTTGAGCAATGCCAAGCTCACCAACCTAATCACTGAAAAGATTGGCGATCAGTGGGTGAAACACCTCGATCAGCTGCAGCAGCTCGAAGCCTTTGCCGACGATCCTGACTTTCAGAACACCTGGCGCGAAATCAAGCTGAGCTGCAAGCGCGACTTAGCCGTCTTCATCCAGCAGCAAACCGGAATTGTCGTCGATCCTCACTCGATGTTCGACATCCTGATCAAGCGCTTTCATGAATACAAGCGTCAGCATCTAGACGTGCTGCACATCATTACGCTCTACAATCGGATCAAGGCCAATCCTGATATTGATATTACGCCTCGCACCTTCATCTTCGGGGGTAAAGCGGCCCCCGGCTACTGGATGGCGAAGCTGATTATCAAGCTAATTAACTCAGTGGCTGACGTGGTCAATCGTGACCCTGACGTCCGAGGGCGGCTGAAGGTGGTGTTCATGAAAAACTTCAACGTCAAGCTGGCCCAGCGCCTATACCCCGCCGCCGATTTATCGGAACAGATTTCCACGGCGGGCAAGGAAGCTTCCGGTACCGGAAACATGAAGTTTGCCCTCAACGGTGCCCTTACCATCGGGACTTTAGACGGAGCCAACGTCGAGATTCGAGAACAGGTCGGCGCTGAAAACTTCTTTCTGTTTGGCCTAACAACGGAGCAGGTCTATAAGATGCGGGCCGAAGGCTACTGCCCGCAAGACTATTACCAAGCCAACCCAGAATTGAGGCTAGCCCTAGATCGCATTGCCTCCGGCTTTTTCTCCCACGGTGACACAGAGGTTTTCAAGCCCCTCCTTGACGGACTCATGAACCACGACCCCTATTTTCTGCTGGCGGACTATCAGTCCTATATTGACTGCCAGAAAGAGGTGGGTCTGGCCTTTAAAGATACGGCTCGCTGGACGCGGATGTCGATTTTGAATACGGCCCGCACCGGTACTTTCTCTTCGGATCGCGCCATTCAGGAATACTGCGACGACATTTGGAATATTCAGCCGGTCAAGGTGGCCCAGCCTGACGACGTTCCTACTGCTGTGGAGTTACTACATGAAAATCTATAA
- a CDS encoding DUF938 domain-containing protein: MAIDARQYAPATQRNRDVILSILHQVLPTQGTVLEVSSGTGEHAVYFAPRLQPRYWLPSDLNPVAQASIAAWRDHHPTEYLLAPIHLNAEDSSWLVEQEGVYRLVEPIVAIANINMIHISPWSACLGLLAGAGRILPPGGILYIYGPYKQNGAHTAESNAVFDQGLRSQNPAWGIRNLEDVIEAAQIQQLKLLKTVSMPANNLSVILQRN, translated from the coding sequence ATGGCTATTGATGCTCGCCAATATGCCCCTGCGACCCAGCGGAACCGAGATGTAATTTTAAGTATTCTGCATCAGGTCTTACCCACTCAAGGAACAGTCTTAGAAGTCTCAAGCGGGACCGGTGAGCACGCCGTCTATTTTGCTCCGCGACTGCAGCCCCGATATTGGCTCCCCTCTGATCTTAATCCGGTAGCGCAGGCCAGTATTGCGGCGTGGAGGGACCACCACCCTACAGAATATTTGCTGGCACCGATTCATCTCAATGCTGAAGATTCGAGCTGGTTAGTGGAGCAGGAAGGAGTATACAGATTGGTTGAGCCGATTGTTGCGATCGCAAATATAAACATGATTCACATCTCACCGTGGTCAGCCTGTCTCGGCTTACTGGCGGGGGCGGGTCGAATCCTGCCTCCGGGGGGAATTTTATACATCTATGGCCCCTATAAACAAAATGGAGCGCATACGGCAGAGAGTAATGCCGTGTTTGATCAGGGGTTGCGATCGCAAAACCCGGCCTGGGGCATCCGCAATCTAGAAGACGTGATTGAAGCCGCTCAAATTCAGCAGCTCAAACTACTCAAAACAGTCTCGATGCCTGCCAACAACCTCTCCGTTATTCTCCAGCGAAATTGA
- a CDS encoding glutaredoxin family protein — MKGNHLFGKESCPHCQRAKQYMAEAGIQYTHHDVIRELRSLYEMLARVMPILGHKTPITVPQIWLNGQYVGGADHLGAQIYSGTCSLGSLVRLFSCALA; from the coding sequence ATCAAGGGCAATCATTTATTTGGAAAAGAAAGCTGTCCCCACTGTCAGCGTGCGAAGCAATACATGGCTGAGGCAGGCATTCAGTACACTCATCACGATGTCATTCGAGAACTACGCAGCCTCTACGAAATGCTCGCCAGAGTAATGCCAATACTGGGTCATAAAACACCGATCACGGTGCCGCAAATTTGGCTGAACGGTCAGTATGTTGGCGGCGCCGATCATCTGGGTGCCCAGATCTACTCGGGTACATGCTCGCTAGGGTCTCTTGTGCGGCTATTCTCTTGCGCTCTGGCTTAG
- a CDS encoding FHA domain-containing protein, translating to MQLRGNDKSLMNELTLQWREQDRFKTQAIGDQHPSREPGVVRLGRDPARCDIVLHDRSVSGLHVELFWQQSQFYLRNLRASNPPVIDQTPLPDGECSLRQGSKICLGRMELTVTAISVPAVPSRPERALESYGIKCPNADCGQVLPYTSASLQQGCPHCGSSLAAGVTVVGNPS from the coding sequence ATGCAACTGAGGGGGAATGACAAGTCGTTGATGAATGAATTGACGCTGCAGTGGCGAGAACAAGATCGGTTCAAAACTCAAGCTATCGGTGATCAGCATCCGAGTCGAGAACCGGGAGTGGTGCGATTGGGACGTGACCCGGCCCGCTGCGATATTGTTCTCCATGATCGGTCTGTGTCGGGTCTCCATGTTGAGCTGTTTTGGCAGCAGAGTCAGTTTTATCTTCGCAATTTGCGAGCTAGTAATCCTCCCGTCATTGATCAAACGCCTCTACCTGATGGAGAGTGCTCTCTACGCCAGGGCAGCAAAATCTGTTTGGGCCGGATGGAGCTGACGGTGACGGCAATCTCTGTCCCGGCCGTGCCGTCTCGTCCGGAGCGAGCATTAGAGTCCTACGGCATCAAATGTCCTAACGCTGACTGTGGTCAGGTGCTGCCCTATACCTCTGCTTCTCTCCAGCAGGGATGTCCGCATTGTGGCTCTTCGCTGGCGGCAGGGGTCACGGTTGTGGGCAATCCGAGCTAA
- a CDS encoding Uma2 family endonuclease: MTAICLNMQPLIELTHEQFYELCMANKDVAMERSPVGELIIMPPVGGESGEREANYITDLNNWNRQEKLGKVFSSSTVFKLASGGDRSPDAAWVALERWNALTPDQRKRFPPLCPDFVIELRSESDRLRPLQAKMQEYLESGLRLGWLINPQDQAVEIYRAEKAVEVLSMPVTLLGEEVLPGLVLGVEG, encoded by the coding sequence ATGACTGCCATCTGCCTGAATATGCAGCCTTTAATTGAGCTAACCCATGAGCAGTTCTATGAGCTGTGCATGGCGAATAAAGACGTGGCAATGGAGCGCAGCCCAGTAGGAGAGCTGATTATTATGCCCCCAGTCGGTGGTGAGAGTGGAGAAAGAGAAGCGAACTATATCACCGATCTCAATAATTGGAATCGACAAGAAAAGCTAGGTAAAGTTTTCAGCTCCTCTACCGTTTTTAAGCTGGCCAGCGGAGGAGATCGCTCTCCTGATGCAGCCTGGGTTGCCTTAGAACGCTGGAATGCACTAACGCCCGACCAGCGTAAGCGATTCCCGCCCCTATGCCCTGATTTTGTGATTGAGCTGCGATCCGAGAGCGACAGATTGAGACCCCTGCAGGCAAAAATGCAGGAATATCTAGAGAGTGGCTTGCGGCTAGGGTGGCTAATTAATCCCCAAGATCAAGCGGTAGAGATTTATCGAGCTGAGAAAGCGGTGGAGGTGTTGTCAATGCCAGTTACTTTGCTAGGAGAAGAAGTGCTGCCTGGGCTTGTTCTGGGCGTGGAAGGATGA
- a CDS encoding Uma2 family endonuclease, which translates to MTAITLNLEPLTQLTHEQFYELCMANKDVAMERSPAGELIIMPPVGGGSGYREARLISKLFNWHEQTGLGIVFSSSTVFKLPGGGDRSPDAAWVKQERWDALTPEEQESFPPICPDFVIELRSKSDRLRPLRAKMQEYLESGLRLGWLINPQDQTVEIYRPEKEIEVQQMPVTLLGEDVLPGFILDVR; encoded by the coding sequence ATGACTGCCATTACCCTCAACTTAGAGCCATTGACTCAACTGACTCATGAACAGTTTTATGAGCTATGCATGGCGAATAAAGATGTGGCAATGGAGCGCAGTCCTGCAGGAGAGTTGATTATCATGCCTCCAGTCGGTGGTGGAAGTGGTTACCGTGAAGCCAGATTGATATCAAAACTATTTAACTGGCATGAACAGACAGGTTTAGGAATTGTTTTCAGCTCCTCCACCGTCTTTAAGCTTCCGGGCGGAGGCGATCGTTCCCCTGATGCGGCCTGGGTCAAGCAAGAGCGCTGGGATGCTCTTACCCCTGAAGAACAAGAAAGCTTCCCGCCCATCTGTCCTGATTTTGTGATTGAGTTGCGATCTAAGAGCGACAGATTGAGGCCATTACGGGCAAAAATGCAGGAATATCTAGAAAGTGGTCTGAGGCTAGGGTGGCTGATTAATCCCCAAGACCAAACCGTAGAAATCTACCGCCCTGAGAAAGAGATTGAAGTACAGCAAATGCCGGTTACTTTGCTAGGGGAAGATGTGTTGCCCGGATTTATCCTAGACGTGAGGTAG
- a CDS encoding Uma2 family endonuclease, producing the protein MTLTTYKWTVDHYHQAIKAGIFDDQPLELLRGELVVISPEGEPHAYYNSEVGDYLRSLLGSQAKIREAHPITLTNDSEPISDLAIVRPLGAVYLEHHPYPSEIHWLIEFSNATLTKDLTTKKITYAESGIQEYWVVNLRDKQLYTFKNLHNGQYTTEEVLEDGTISPMAFQDVKIQVYRLMNP; encoded by the coding sequence ATGACCCTCACCACTTATAAATGGACTGTTGACCACTACCATCAAGCCATCAAAGCGGGTATCTTTGACGATCAGCCCCTCGAACTACTGCGCGGAGAGCTAGTTGTTATATCGCCCGAAGGTGAACCCCACGCCTACTACAACAGCGAAGTGGGTGACTATCTGCGGAGTCTGCTCGGTAGCCAAGCCAAGATTCGCGAAGCCCATCCCATTACCCTCACCAACGATTCAGAGCCAATCTCTGATCTGGCAATCGTGCGTCCCCTGGGCGCGGTGTACCTAGAGCATCACCCTTACCCTAGCGAGATTCATTGGCTGATCGAATTTTCTAACGCGACCTTAACCAAAGACCTAACAACCAAAAAGATAACCTACGCTGAATCCGGCATTCAGGAGTATTGGGTCGTTAACTTAAGAGATAAGCAACTTTACACCTTCAAAAACTTGCACAATGGGCAGTACACCACCGAGGAGGTGCTGGAAGACGGTACGATCTCGCCGATGGCGTTTCAAGACGTAAAAATTCAGGTGTATCGCCTGATGAATCCATAA